In a genomic window of Cytobacillus sp. FSL H8-0458:
- a CDS encoding exonuclease domain-containing protein → MKFHPFVQFVRGIQGKLQTNILGGINGHNPQHIAFIRQMQRDLENADLKAIPLENLDVAVFDMETTGFYPDKGDQIISIGAVKIINGKVSEDSFYSLVHFDKPLSSKIKELTGLSEADLEKAPPLSEVLISFLEFVKETPLVAHHANHEKSFMQYSSWKLFRTPFKHRILDTSFLYRITDPNKVLWKLEDICEFYNIPVKDRHHALEDAKLTAILWCCLIGEVNKMGCSNLKEVYERLARLR, encoded by the coding sequence ATGAAGTTCCATCCTTTTGTCCAATTTGTCAGAGGTATTCAGGGCAAACTTCAGACTAACATTTTAGGTGGAATAAATGGTCACAATCCGCAGCATATAGCATTTATTAGACAAATGCAGAGGGATCTGGAGAATGCAGATTTAAAGGCTATCCCCTTAGAGAATTTAGATGTGGCTGTCTTTGATATGGAGACAACTGGATTTTATCCTGATAAAGGGGATCAAATTATTTCGATTGGTGCGGTTAAAATTATTAACGGGAAAGTCAGTGAAGACAGTTTTTATTCACTTGTTCATTTTGATAAGCCTCTTTCAAGTAAAATAAAGGAGCTTACAGGTCTATCTGAGGCTGATTTAGAAAAAGCTCCTCCACTATCGGAGGTATTGATTAGCTTTCTTGAATTTGTAAAGGAAACGCCGCTGGTTGCCCATCATGCGAACCACGAAAAAAGCTTTATGCAGTACAGCAGCTGGAAGCTTTTTCGCACGCCATTCAAGCACAGGATATTAGATACTTCCTTCCTTTATAGGATAACTGATCCTAATAAAGTATTATGGAAATTAGAAGATATCTGTGAATTTTATAACATCCCTGTTAAGGACCGCCATCATGCGCTGGAAGATGCAAAGCTGACAGCTATCCTATGGTGCTGCTTAATAGGGGAAGTTAATAAAATGGGGTGCTCAAATTTAAAAGAAGTATACGAGCGCCTGGCCAGGTTAAGGTGA
- a CDS encoding DUF294 nucleotidyltransferase-like domain-containing protein yields the protein MESSFNSYHSVKKWKKEKILKFRSDASALNDFHDLIMKEVISIALDRIKVERASSWKFAWFTMGSSGRREQGFLSDQDHGLVFEAGADEAEAYFLELGEEISKGLKAAGYPYCEGNVMSSNPLWCKSFSEWKEQIHAWMQEESLQTMRNLHIFYDSRVLTGEEKYIAELKSFITVNIQKSPHLLTRMMETSMHMKKSVGPFGQFLAEEKGSHQGELDLKYSAFIPYVNAVRILAVKEGIQDTSTIARINKIIKINEYEGMGKYRNNFAALLKWRLLSYRQTDDYDDTHYIQLKTLSISERNELRDILKDAKKLHQFVVRTIQKGAG from the coding sequence ATGGAATCATCATTTAATTCTTATCATTCCGTGAAAAAGTGGAAAAAGGAAAAGATTTTAAAATTCCGCTCAGATGCCAGCGCTCTGAATGATTTTCACGACCTTATTATGAAAGAGGTTATTAGCATAGCTTTGGATAGAATTAAAGTTGAAAGAGCATCCTCATGGAAATTTGCCTGGTTCACAATGGGCAGCTCAGGGAGAAGGGAACAAGGCTTTCTGAGTGATCAGGACCATGGATTGGTGTTTGAAGCGGGGGCTGATGAAGCGGAAGCGTATTTTTTAGAGCTGGGGGAGGAAATTTCAAAAGGTCTGAAAGCAGCTGGCTATCCATATTGCGAAGGGAATGTGATGAGTTCTAATCCGCTATGGTGCAAATCATTCTCTGAATGGAAAGAACAAATCCATGCATGGATGCAGGAGGAGAGTCTGCAGACGATGAGAAATCTCCACATTTTTTATGACAGCAGAGTGCTGACAGGCGAGGAAAAGTATATAGCTGAATTGAAGTCTTTTATTACCGTGAACATTCAAAAAAGCCCACATTTACTGACCAGAATGATGGAGACCAGCATGCACATGAAAAAGTCGGTAGGTCCATTTGGCCAGTTTCTGGCAGAGGAGAAGGGAAGCCATCAAGGAGAGCTGGATCTCAAATACTCTGCCTTTATACCTTATGTAAATGCGGTTAGAATCCTTGCTGTGAAAGAAGGAATTCAGGATACATCTACTATTGCCCGAATCAATAAAATTATAAAAATAAATGAATATGAGGGAATGGGGAAATATCGAAATAATTTTGCTGCTTTGTTAAAATGGAGGCTTCTGTCATACAGGCAAACAGATGACTATGATGATACTCACTACATTCAGCTTAAAACCTTATCAATATCAGAGCGGAATGAACTGAGGGATATTTTAAAGGATGCCAAAAAACTTCATCAGTTTGTGGTAAGGACCATTCAAAAGGGTGCAGGTTAA